From a single Nocardioides panacis genomic region:
- a CDS encoding FAD-binding oxidoreductase gives MSSPMTETASGAPSGGWCTGVVREVRHPHPDAVLLRIEVAGRTDHLPGQHYVFRLRAEDGYTASRSYSVASSPADPLLEFWVERLDDGEVSPHLADVVRVGDELELRGPVGGWFVWAGTTPAIGVAGGTGVVPLVAMLRHARDLGREDLLDLVVSARTTDDVPYREELAGHRLVVTRQDVDGRRAGRVNADDLRPVLREDLRTAYVCGSTGFAETASRLLVDLGVPADVVRVERFGPTGT, from the coding sequence ATGAGCTCCCCGATGACCGAGACGGCGAGCGGCGCGCCCAGCGGCGGCTGGTGCACCGGGGTGGTCCGCGAGGTCCGGCACCCGCACCCGGACGCCGTGCTGCTGCGGATCGAGGTGGCCGGCCGCACCGACCACCTGCCCGGGCAGCACTACGTGTTCCGGCTGCGCGCCGAGGACGGCTACACCGCGTCCCGGTCCTACTCGGTGGCCTCCTCCCCCGCCGACCCGCTGCTGGAGTTCTGGGTCGAGCGGCTCGACGACGGGGAGGTGTCCCCGCACCTCGCGGACGTCGTCCGGGTCGGCGACGAGCTCGAGCTGCGCGGCCCGGTCGGCGGCTGGTTCGTCTGGGCCGGTACGACGCCCGCGATCGGGGTCGCGGGCGGCACCGGCGTCGTCCCGCTGGTCGCGATGCTGCGGCACGCCCGCGACCTCGGCCGCGAGGACCTGCTCGACCTGGTGGTCTCGGCGCGCACGACCGATGACGTGCCCTACCGCGAGGAGCTCGCGGGGCACCGGCTGGTGGTCACCCGGCAGGACGTGGACGGCCGCCGGGCGGGCCGGGTGAACGCCGACGACCTGCGGCCGGTGCTGCGCGAGGACCTGCGCACGGCGTACGTCTGCGGCTCCACGGGGTTCGCGGAGACCGCCAGCCGGCTGCTGGTGGACCTCGGCGTGCCGGCGGACGTGGTCCGGGTGGAGCGCTTCGGGCCGACCGGCACCTGA
- a CDS encoding glycogen debranching N-terminal domain-containing protein, producing the protein MTQHLTPLLNDLAVSVAAPAIVLSGPDGQVGRGGVQGWFVDDVRLLAELSVSVRGSDLELIGSDLSGADRQSYTYVARRLGGWIHDPQVSVDRRRSLTAAGLVEEIEVASRAQEDVPLTLYVDLATDLAPMAEVRGGRHLEDHAVAGERTEHGLAWRRGETGVEVAFAPAPDDVDEGRRASWSTTLAPGGSFTVRLTFTAHGTPALGPGGPAPWGGVAVDAPDVRLPRLVRQSLADLGGLLMKDGDDAFVAAGAPWFLTLFGRDSLWVARLMMPFTTGLALSTLRTLARRQGTKVDPDSEEQPGKILHEVRNTTLELGGMSLPPVYYGTVDATPLFVCTLADAWQWGADREQVADLLPVVRRCLAWVVEQSRESGWLRYVDLSGRGLANQGWKDSVDSVQFADGRLAEAPIALSEVQGYAYEAAVRGAALLEAFGEEPVAGLADWATDLRARFARDFWVDTAEGGHVAIALDGTGAQVDSVASNMGHLLGTGILDDERTARVVEVLTAPDMASGFGLRTLTSRSPRFSRLSYHGGSVWPHDTAVAVRGLALDGYVDAAADLTAGLVAASEGVAYRLPELYGGDQSTDVAFPVDYPASCRPQAWAAAAPLACLVAVTGLDVDAATGRVEVPEVVSTRLGSFTLHGVRVGDRELTVRVDGAGHVHVLPA; encoded by the coding sequence GTGACCCAGCACCTGACCCCGCTGCTCAACGACCTCGCCGTGAGCGTCGCCGCCCCCGCCATCGTGCTGTCCGGCCCCGACGGCCAGGTCGGTCGCGGCGGCGTCCAGGGGTGGTTCGTCGACGACGTGCGGCTGCTCGCCGAGCTGTCCGTCTCGGTGCGGGGCAGCGACCTGGAGCTGATCGGGTCCGACCTGAGCGGCGCCGACCGGCAGTCCTACACCTACGTCGCGCGGCGGCTCGGCGGCTGGATCCACGACCCGCAGGTGAGCGTGGACCGCCGGCGCTCGCTGACCGCGGCCGGCCTGGTCGAGGAGATCGAGGTCGCCTCGCGCGCCCAGGAGGACGTCCCGCTCACCCTGTACGTCGACCTCGCGACCGACCTGGCCCCGATGGCCGAGGTCCGCGGCGGCCGGCACCTCGAGGACCACGCCGTCGCGGGGGAGCGGACCGAGCACGGCCTGGCCTGGCGGCGCGGCGAGACCGGTGTGGAGGTGGCGTTCGCGCCGGCCCCCGACGACGTGGACGAGGGCCGCCGCGCGAGCTGGTCGACCACCCTCGCGCCCGGGGGGTCGTTCACCGTCCGGCTGACCTTCACCGCGCACGGCACCCCCGCGCTGGGGCCCGGAGGACCGGCACCGTGGGGCGGGGTCGCCGTCGACGCGCCCGACGTCCGGCTGCCGCGGCTGGTCCGGCAGAGCCTGGCCGACCTCGGCGGGCTGCTGATGAAGGACGGCGACGACGCGTTCGTCGCGGCCGGCGCGCCCTGGTTCCTGACCCTGTTCGGCCGCGACTCGCTGTGGGTGGCCCGGCTGATGATGCCGTTCACGACCGGGCTGGCGCTCTCGACGCTGCGCACCCTGGCCCGGCGGCAGGGCACGAAGGTCGACCCGGACTCCGAGGAGCAGCCCGGCAAGATCCTCCACGAGGTCCGCAACACCACCCTCGAGCTCGGCGGGATGAGCCTGCCGCCGGTCTACTACGGCACCGTCGACGCGACGCCGCTGTTCGTCTGCACGCTCGCCGACGCCTGGCAGTGGGGCGCCGACCGCGAGCAGGTGGCCGACCTGCTGCCCGTCGTACGCCGGTGCCTGGCGTGGGTGGTCGAGCAGTCGCGGGAGTCCGGCTGGCTGCGCTACGTCGACCTGTCCGGGCGCGGCCTGGCCAACCAGGGCTGGAAGGACAGCGTCGACTCGGTGCAGTTCGCCGACGGCCGGCTCGCCGAGGCGCCGATCGCGCTCAGCGAGGTGCAGGGCTACGCCTACGAGGCCGCCGTTCGGGGTGCCGCGCTCCTCGAGGCGTTCGGCGAGGAGCCGGTCGCCGGTCTCGCCGACTGGGCGACGGACCTCCGGGCGCGGTTCGCCCGCGACTTCTGGGTGGACACCGCCGAGGGCGGGCACGTCGCGATCGCGCTCGACGGCACCGGCGCCCAGGTCGACTCGGTGGCCTCCAACATGGGCCACCTGCTGGGCACCGGGATCCTCGACGACGAGCGGACGGCGCGCGTCGTCGAGGTGCTGACCGCCCCCGACATGGCCTCGGGCTTCGGGCTGCGCACGCTGACCAGCCGGTCCCCGCGGTTCTCCCGGCTCAGCTACCACGGCGGCTCGGTGTGGCCGCACGACACCGCGGTCGCGGTGCGCGGCCTCGCGCTCGACGGGTACGTCGACGCGGCCGCCGACCTCACCGCCGGGCTCGTGGCCGCGAGCGAGGGCGTGGCCTACCGCCTGCCCGAGCTGTACGGCGGTGACCAGTCGACCGACGTGGCGTTCCCGGTGGACTACCCGGCGTCGTGCCGCCCACAGGCCTGGGCGGCGGCCGCACCGCTGGCCTGCCTGGTGGCGGTCACCGGCCTCGACGTGGACGCCGCGACCGGGCGGGTGGAGGTCCCCGAGGTGGTGAGCACCCGGCTCGGGTCGTTCACGCTGCACGGGGTGCGCGTCGGCGACCGCGAGCTCACCGTCCGCGTCGACGGGGCCGGCCACGTGCACGTCCTCCCCGCCTGA
- a CDS encoding NADP-dependent isocitrate dehydrogenase, with product MTDSKIIYTHTDEAPLLATYSLLPIISAYASTAGVSVETRDISLAGRVIAAFPDRLRPEQRLDDALAELGELAKKPEANIIKLPNISASVSQLKAVVAELQSQGFDVPDYPDNPTTDEQRDARARYDKIKGSAVNPVLREGNSDRRAPASVKQYARNHPHSMGAWSPESKTNVAHMTADDFRSNEKSAVLGADDTLRIELVGDDGTTTVLRESVPVLAGEIVDATVLRVAALREFLTAQIARARAEDVLFSVHLKATMMKVSDPIIFGHVVRAFLPELFAEHGDALAAAGLSPNDGLAGILKGIESLPQGAEIKAVIDRCIAEGPALAMVDSDKGITNLHVPSDVIVDASMPAMIRTSGHMWGPDGAEADTLAVIPDSSYAGIYQVVIDDCRAHGAYDPATMGSVPNVGLMAQAAEEYGSHDKTFEVPATGTVRVVDGSGTALLEHAVSAGDIWRMCQTKDVPVRDWVKLAVTRARATGDPTVFWLDAGRAHDANLIAKVHAYLPEHDTEGLDIRVMAPEDAIAFSLERIRRGEDTISVTGNVLRDYLTDLFPILELGTSAKMLSVVPLINGGGLFETGAGGSAPKHVQQLVKENHLRWDSLGEFLALAESFGHLGESTDNARARILSATLDRATGTFLNENKSPSRKVGEIDNRGSHFYLALFWAEELSSQTDDAELASAFGELAKALRSNEDAINAELLAVQGSPADIGGYYRPDAALAAAVMRPSKTLNETLSALG from the coding sequence GTGACGGACTCGAAGATCATCTACACGCACACGGACGAGGCGCCCCTGCTGGCGACGTACTCCCTCCTGCCGATCATCTCGGCCTACGCCTCCACGGCCGGGGTGAGCGTCGAGACCCGCGACATCTCCCTCGCGGGCCGGGTGATCGCCGCCTTCCCCGACCGGCTCCGGCCCGAGCAGCGGCTCGACGACGCGCTGGCCGAGCTCGGCGAGCTGGCCAAGAAGCCCGAGGCCAACATCATCAAGCTGCCGAACATCAGCGCCTCGGTCTCGCAGCTCAAGGCGGTCGTCGCCGAGCTGCAGTCGCAGGGCTTCGACGTGCCGGACTACCCGGACAACCCGACCACCGACGAGCAGCGGGACGCCCGCGCGCGCTACGACAAGATCAAGGGCAGCGCCGTGAACCCGGTGCTCCGCGAGGGCAACTCCGACCGCCGCGCCCCCGCCTCGGTCAAGCAGTACGCCCGCAACCACCCGCACTCGATGGGCGCCTGGTCGCCGGAGTCGAAGACCAACGTCGCGCACATGACCGCCGACGACTTCCGCTCCAACGAGAAGTCCGCGGTCCTCGGGGCCGACGACACGCTGCGCATCGAGCTCGTCGGCGACGACGGCACCACCACCGTGCTGCGGGAGTCCGTGCCCGTGCTGGCCGGCGAGATCGTCGACGCCACCGTGCTTCGGGTCGCCGCGCTGCGCGAGTTCCTCACCGCCCAGATCGCCCGCGCCCGGGCCGAGGACGTGCTGTTCTCGGTGCACCTCAAGGCCACCATGATGAAGGTCTCCGACCCGATCATCTTCGGCCACGTCGTGCGCGCCTTCCTGCCCGAGCTGTTCGCGGAGCACGGCGACGCGCTGGCGGCCGCCGGCCTCAGCCCGAACGACGGGCTCGCCGGCATCCTCAAGGGCATCGAGTCCCTGCCGCAGGGCGCGGAGATCAAGGCCGTCATCGACCGGTGCATCGCCGAGGGACCCGCGCTCGCGATGGTCGACTCGGACAAGGGCATCACCAACCTGCACGTCCCCAGCGACGTCATCGTGGACGCCTCCATGCCCGCGATGATCCGCACCAGCGGCCACATGTGGGGCCCGGACGGCGCCGAGGCCGACACCCTCGCGGTGATCCCGGACTCCTCCTACGCCGGCATCTACCAGGTCGTCATCGACGACTGCCGCGCGCACGGCGCCTACGACCCGGCCACGATGGGCTCGGTGCCCAACGTCGGGCTGATGGCGCAGGCCGCCGAGGAGTACGGCTCCCACGACAAGACCTTCGAGGTGCCGGCCACCGGCACCGTCCGGGTCGTCGACGGGTCGGGCACCGCGCTGCTCGAGCACGCCGTCAGCGCCGGCGACATCTGGCGGATGTGCCAGACCAAGGACGTCCCGGTCCGCGACTGGGTCAAGCTGGCCGTCACCCGCGCCCGCGCCACCGGCGACCCGACGGTGTTCTGGCTCGACGCGGGCCGCGCGCACGACGCGAACCTGATCGCCAAGGTGCACGCCTACCTCCCCGAGCACGACACCGAGGGCCTGGACATCCGGGTGATGGCGCCCGAGGACGCGATCGCGTTCTCCCTCGAGCGGATCCGGCGCGGCGAGGACACCATCTCGGTGACCGGCAACGTGCTGCGCGACTACCTCACCGACCTGTTCCCGATCCTCGAGCTCGGCACCAGCGCCAAGATGCTGTCGGTCGTGCCGCTGATCAACGGCGGCGGGCTGTTCGAGACGGGCGCCGGTGGCTCGGCCCCCAAGCACGTGCAGCAGCTCGTCAAGGAGAACCACCTGCGCTGGGACAGCCTGGGCGAGTTCCTGGCCCTGGCCGAGAGCTTCGGCCACCTCGGGGAGTCCACCGACAACGCCCGGGCCCGGATCCTGTCCGCGACCCTCGACCGGGCGACCGGCACGTTCCTCAACGAGAACAAGTCCCCGAGCCGCAAGGTCGGGGAGATCGACAACCGGGGCAGCCACTTCTACCTCGCGCTGTTCTGGGCCGAGGAGCTCAGCAGCCAGACCGACGACGCGGAGCTCGCGTCGGCGTTCGGCGAGCTGGCGAAGGCGCTGCGCAGCAACGAGGACGCGATCAACGCCGAGCTGCTCGCGGTCCAGGGCTCGCCGGCCGACATCGGGGGCTACTACCGTCCCGACGCCGCCCTGGCCGCCGCGGTGATGCGGCCCTCGAAGACGCTGAACGAGACGCTGTCCGCCCTGGGCTGA
- a CDS encoding malate dehydrogenase, with the protein MSTTPVKVAVTGAAGQIGYSLLFRIASGDLLGKDTPVQLQLLEITPALKALEGVVMELDDCAFPTLAGVEIGDDANTVFDGANLALLVGARPRTKGMERGDLLEANGAIFTAQGKALNEVAADNIRIGVTGNPANTNALIAMTNAPDIPQERFTALTRLDHNRALSQLAAKTGSTVRDIKKLTIWGNHSATQYPDIFHAEVGGKNAAEVVGDQAWIENDFIPTVAKRGAAIIEARGSSSAASAASATIDAARDWLHGSPAGDWVSMAVRSDGSYGIPEGLIYSYPVVTKGGDWEIVQGLEIDDFSRGRMDATAAELVEERDAVTGLGLI; encoded by the coding sequence GTGAGCACTACCCCCGTCAAGGTCGCCGTCACCGGCGCCGCCGGCCAGATCGGCTACAGCCTGCTCTTCCGGATCGCGAGCGGGGACCTGCTCGGCAAGGACACCCCGGTCCAGCTGCAGCTGCTGGAGATCACCCCGGCCCTCAAGGCGCTCGAGGGCGTCGTGATGGAGCTCGACGACTGCGCGTTCCCGACGCTGGCCGGCGTCGAGATCGGCGACGACGCGAACACCGTCTTCGACGGCGCGAACCTCGCCCTGCTCGTGGGCGCCCGTCCCCGGACCAAGGGCATGGAGCGCGGCGACCTGCTCGAGGCCAACGGCGCGATCTTCACCGCCCAGGGCAAGGCGCTCAACGAGGTCGCGGCCGACAACATCCGGATCGGCGTGACCGGCAACCCGGCCAACACCAACGCGCTGATCGCGATGACCAACGCCCCGGACATCCCGCAGGAGCGCTTCACCGCGCTGACCCGCCTGGACCACAACCGGGCCCTGTCCCAGCTCGCCGCCAAGACCGGCAGCACCGTGCGGGACATCAAGAAGCTGACGATCTGGGGCAACCACTCCGCGACCCAGTACCCCGACATCTTCCACGCCGAGGTCGGTGGCAAGAACGCCGCCGAGGTCGTGGGCGACCAGGCCTGGATCGAGAACGACTTCATCCCGACCGTCGCCAAGCGCGGCGCCGCGATCATCGAGGCGCGCGGCTCGTCCTCGGCGGCGTCCGCCGCGTCGGCCACCATCGACGCCGCCCGTGACTGGCTGCACGGCAGCCCCGCGGGCGACTGGGTCTCGATGGCGGTCCGGTCCGACGGCTCCTACGGCATCCCCGAGGGCCTGATCTACTCCTACCCCGTCGTCACCAAGGGCGGCGACTGGGAGATCGTCCAGGGCCTCGAGATCGACGACTTCTCGCGCGGCCGGATGGACGCCACCGCGGCCGAGCTCGTCGAGGAGCGCGACGCGGTCACCGGTCTCGGCCTGATCTGA
- a CDS encoding DUF2231 domain-containing protein codes for MHPVLTDLPIGLWTSAVTLDLVGGRSARPAATRLVGLGLLTAGPTAWSGWADWTTLDEPRQRVGVVHAVTNGVAVALFASSWLARRRGAHGRGRTLGLAASSVLAVGGYLGGHLMASRVAATPPQDQTQPHLQGHTPA; via the coding sequence CTGCACCCGGTGCTGACCGACCTGCCGATCGGCCTGTGGACCTCCGCGGTCACTCTGGACCTCGTCGGCGGTCGCTCCGCGCGGCCGGCCGCCACCCGGCTCGTCGGGCTCGGGCTGCTGACCGCCGGCCCCACCGCCTGGAGCGGCTGGGCCGACTGGACCACCCTGGACGAGCCACGCCAGCGCGTCGGCGTGGTGCACGCGGTCACCAACGGGGTGGCCGTCGCGCTGTTCGCGTCGTCCTGGCTGGCCCGCCGCCGCGGGGCGCACGGCCGCGGCCGGACCCTCGGGCTGGCCGCCTCGTCCGTGCTCGCCGTCGGCGGCTACCTCGGCGGCCACCTGATGGCCTCCCGCGTCGCCGCCACCCCGCCCCAGGACCAGACCCAGCCCCACCTCCAGGGCCACACCCCAGCCTGA
- the purN gene encoding phosphoribosylglycinamide formyltransferase produces the protein MTNPGTPARLVVLVSGAGTNLQALLDACADPAYGAEVVAVGADRDGIEGLARAEHAGVPTFVHRVKDHASREEWDAALTATCLDYRPDVVVLAGFMKLTGTTFLAEFGGRCVNTHPALSPSFPGMRGPAEALEYGVKVTGATLFVVDAGVDTGPIVAQVAVPVEDDDDVDALHERIKVAERAMLVDTVGRMAREGFTITDRKVRLGPPAR, from the coding sequence GTGACGAACCCTGGCACCCCGGCCCGCCTGGTCGTGCTCGTCTCCGGCGCGGGGACGAACCTGCAGGCCCTGCTCGACGCGTGCGCCGACCCGGCGTACGGCGCCGAGGTGGTCGCCGTGGGGGCGGACCGCGACGGCATCGAGGGGCTGGCCCGGGCCGAGCACGCCGGGGTCCCCACGTTCGTGCACCGGGTCAAGGACCACGCGAGCCGCGAGGAGTGGGACGCGGCGCTGACCGCGACCTGTCTGGACTACCGGCCCGACGTGGTCGTCCTCGCCGGCTTCATGAAGCTGACCGGCACGACCTTCCTGGCCGAGTTCGGGGGCCGCTGCGTGAACACCCACCCGGCGCTCTCGCCGTCGTTCCCGGGCATGCGCGGGCCCGCCGAGGCGCTGGAGTACGGCGTCAAGGTGACCGGCGCGACGCTGTTCGTCGTGGACGCCGGCGTCGACACCGGCCCGATCGTGGCCCAGGTCGCGGTGCCGGTCGAGGACGACGACGACGTCGACGCGCTGCACGAGCGGATCAAGGTCGCCGAGCGCGCGATGCTGGTCGACACCGTCGGCCGGATGGCCCGCGAGGGGTTCACCATCACCGACCGCAAGGTGCGCCTGGGCCCCCCGGCTCGCTAG
- a CDS encoding DUF3017 domain-containing protein: MPPPDGPLKRPQTLGGVVYLAVVAASVVGLGIVFFGAWRTGLAWVGTALLVSAGTRLVLSERRAGMLRVRRKWSDVLMLTVAGVGLIVLTIVVPNQPPT; the protein is encoded by the coding sequence ATGCCTCCTCCCGACGGCCCGCTGAAGCGGCCGCAGACGCTCGGCGGAGTGGTCTACCTCGCCGTGGTCGCTGCGTCGGTGGTGGGCCTCGGGATCGTCTTCTTCGGGGCCTGGCGCACCGGGCTCGCCTGGGTCGGCACCGCCCTGCTGGTCTCGGCCGGCACCCGGCTGGTGCTCTCGGAGCGCCGGGCCGGGATGCTCCGGGTGCGCCGCAAGTGGTCCGACGTGCTGATGCTGACCGTCGCCGGCGTCGGCCTGATCGTGCTCACGATCGTCGTGCCCAACCAGCCGCCGACCTAG
- the purH gene encoding bifunctional phosphoribosylaminoimidazolecarboxamide formyltransferase/IMP cyclohydrolase, whose amino-acid sequence MSEQTPAQPDARQPVRRALVSVYDKSGLEELARALHAAGVALVSTGSTAARIADAGVPVTPVEELTGFPECLDGRVKTLHPMVHAGILADRRLESHRAQLQELGVEPFDLVVSNLYPFTETVTSGAAPDECVEQIDIGGPSMVRAAAKNHPSVAIVTSPGQYDELLAAVREGGTTLAQRKRLAAEAFVHTATYDVAVASWMGSVLTDTSDGTGFPAWMGATWDKATVLRYGENPHQRAALYTSGFAPEPGLAQATQLHGKEMSYNNYVDADAARRAAYELDGAAVAIIKHANPCGIAVGADVAEAHRKAHACDPVSAFGGVIATNVPVSVAMAEQVAEIFTEVVVAPGYDEGAVEVLARKKNIRVIECAPATRGGLETRGISGGLLIQARDAVDAEVDGGGDDPSKWTLATGRAASPEQLADLAFAWKACRSVKSNAILLASDGASVGVGMGQVNRVDSCRLAVERAGERAAGSVAASDAFFPFADGPQVLVDAGISAIVQPGGSKRDDEVVAALEAAGVTMYFTGTRHFFH is encoded by the coding sequence ATGTCCGAGCAGACGCCCGCCCAGCCCGACGCCCGCCAGCCGGTCCGCCGGGCCCTGGTCTCCGTCTACGACAAGTCCGGCCTCGAGGAGCTCGCCCGGGCGCTGCACGCCGCCGGGGTGGCGCTGGTCTCCACCGGGTCGACCGCCGCGCGGATCGCCGACGCCGGCGTCCCGGTGACCCCGGTCGAGGAGCTCACCGGCTTCCCCGAGTGCCTGGACGGCCGGGTGAAGACGCTGCACCCGATGGTGCACGCGGGCATCCTCGCGGACCGCCGCCTGGAGTCCCACCGCGCCCAGCTCCAGGAGCTCGGCGTCGAGCCCTTCGACCTGGTCGTGTCCAACCTGTACCCCTTCACCGAGACGGTGACGAGCGGCGCGGCGCCCGACGAGTGCGTCGAGCAGATCGACATCGGCGGGCCGTCGATGGTGCGGGCCGCCGCGAAGAACCACCCGTCCGTCGCGATCGTGACCTCCCCCGGGCAGTACGACGAGCTGCTGGCCGCCGTCCGTGAGGGCGGGACGACGCTGGCCCAGCGCAAGCGGCTGGCCGCCGAGGCGTTCGTGCACACCGCGACGTACGACGTGGCCGTGGCGTCCTGGATGGGCAGCGTGCTCACCGACACCTCCGACGGCACCGGCTTCCCGGCCTGGATGGGGGCGACCTGGGACAAGGCGACGGTGCTGCGCTACGGCGAGAACCCGCACCAGCGCGCCGCCCTCTACACGAGCGGGTTCGCGCCGGAGCCGGGTCTCGCGCAGGCCACCCAGCTGCACGGCAAGGAGATGTCCTACAACAACTACGTCGACGCGGACGCGGCCCGCCGGGCGGCCTACGAGCTCGACGGCGCCGCGGTCGCGATCATCAAGCACGCCAACCCGTGCGGCATCGCGGTCGGCGCCGACGTCGCCGAGGCGCACCGCAAGGCGCACGCCTGCGACCCGGTCTCGGCCTTCGGCGGGGTGATCGCCACCAACGTGCCGGTCTCGGTCGCGATGGCCGAGCAGGTCGCCGAGATCTTCACCGAGGTCGTCGTGGCGCCCGGGTACGACGAGGGCGCCGTCGAGGTGCTGGCCCGCAAGAAGAACATCCGGGTCATCGAGTGCGCCCCGGCGACCCGCGGCGGCCTCGAGACCCGCGGGATCTCCGGCGGCCTGCTGATCCAGGCCCGGGACGCCGTCGACGCCGAGGTGGACGGCGGCGGGGACGACCCGTCGAAGTGGACGCTCGCGACCGGCCGGGCCGCCTCGCCCGAGCAGCTCGCCGACCTCGCGTTCGCGTGGAAGGCCTGCCGGTCGGTGAAGTCCAACGCGATCCTGCTGGCCTCCGACGGCGCCTCGGTCGGCGTCGGCATGGGCCAGGTCAACCGGGTCGACTCCTGCCGGCTCGCCGTCGAGCGGGCCGGGGAGCGAGCCGCCGGCTCGGTCGCCGCCTCCGACGCGTTCTTCCCGTTCGCCGACGGACCCCAGGTCCTCGTCGACGCCGGGATCAGCGCGATCGTCCAGCCCGGCGGCTCCAAGCGCGACGACGAGGTCGTCGCGGCGCTCGAGGCGGCCGGCGTGACGATGTACTTCACCGGCACCCGGCACTTCTTCCACTGA
- a CDS encoding bifunctional methylenetetrahydrofolate dehydrogenase/methenyltetrahydrofolate cyclohydrolase, with translation MSAQILDGNATAKAIKSELTVRVDALREQGVVPGLGTVLVGDDPGSKWYVGGKHKDCAEVGITSIRVDLPESATQAEVEAEVDRLNADPACTGYIVQLPLPKHMSEHDVLGRMDPAKDVDGLHPTNLGWLVLGKPAPLPCTPYGIVELLRRHDVAIAGAEVVVVGRGVTVGRPLGLLLTRRSENATVTLCHTGTRDLAAHVRNADIVVAAAGVPGIISGAMVKPGAAVLDVGVSRVDGKIAGDVAADVHDVAGWVSPNPGGVGPMTRAMLLSNIVSVAEQSLERG, from the coding sequence GTGAGCGCACAGATCCTCGACGGCAACGCGACCGCCAAGGCCATCAAGTCCGAGCTCACCGTCCGTGTCGACGCGCTGCGCGAGCAGGGCGTGGTGCCCGGCCTCGGCACCGTCCTGGTCGGCGACGACCCGGGCTCGAAGTGGTACGTCGGCGGCAAGCACAAGGACTGCGCGGAGGTCGGCATCACCTCGATCCGGGTGGACCTCCCGGAGAGCGCGACGCAGGCCGAGGTGGAGGCGGAGGTCGACCGGCTGAACGCCGACCCGGCCTGCACCGGCTACATCGTCCAGCTGCCGCTGCCCAAGCACATGAGCGAGCACGACGTGCTCGGCCGGATGGACCCGGCCAAGGACGTCGACGGCCTGCACCCCACGAACCTCGGCTGGCTGGTCCTCGGCAAGCCCGCGCCGCTGCCCTGCACGCCGTACGGCATCGTCGAGCTGCTCCGTCGCCACGACGTCGCGATCGCCGGCGCCGAGGTGGTGGTGGTCGGCCGTGGCGTGACCGTGGGCCGCCCGCTGGGCCTGCTGCTGACCCGGCGCAGCGAGAACGCGACCGTGACGCTGTGCCACACCGGCACCCGCGACCTGGCCGCGCACGTGCGCAACGCCGACATCGTGGTGGCCGCGGCCGGCGTGCCCGGCATCATCTCCGGCGCCATGGTCAAGCCCGGCGCCGCGGTGCTCGACGTCGGGGTGTCCCGGGTGGACGGAAAGATCGCCGGCGACGTCGCCGCCGACGTGCACGACGTGGCGGGCTGGGTCTCCCCGAACCCCGGGGGCGTCGGCCCGATGACCCGGGCGATGCTGCTGTCCAACATCGTGTCGGTGGCCGAGCAGTCCCTCGAGCGGGGCTGA